One Silene latifolia isolate original U9 population chromosome 4, ASM4854445v1, whole genome shotgun sequence DNA segment encodes these proteins:
- the LOC141651024 gene encoding uncharacterized protein LOC141651024, with protein MDGNGGCCIARWTDGGHVVSGSKMDMIMLKFRPIAPKPVSPTGTPAATSDSSNNSPRDGPHAKGPTRGRRKNNNNNSKTKVSKSSNNGRKRKSNSPENRTAEIFHQDDYQDQTVGGGGVTLLPLFPEAPDLSPTNQQEDPNNHNNNVPIWVNFNEGYNTNNTLGFENNYGNCHGYGW; from the coding sequence ATGGACGGAAATGGTGGATGCTGTATAGCTAGATGGACCGACGGAGGCCATGTCGTTTCCGGGTCCAAGATGGACATGATAATGCTTAAATTCCGACCCATCGCGCCGAAACCGGTCTCCCCAACCGGAACACCGGCTGCCACGTCGGATAGTAGTAACAATAGCCCACGTGATGGTCCCCATGCAAAAGGACCCACCCGTGGGCGGagaaagaataataataataatagtaagacGAAGGTTAGTAAGAGTAGTAACAACGGGAGAAAGAGAAAGTCAAACTCTCCGGAAAATCGGACGGCGGAGATTTTCCATCAAGATGATTATCAAGATCAGACCGTTGGAGGAGGAGGTGTAACCCTACTACCGTTGTTTCCAGAAGCACCAGATCTGAGCCCAACAAACCAACAAGAAGACcccaacaatcacaacaacaacgTACCTATCTGGGTTAACTTTAATGAAGGTTATAATACCAATAATACCCTTGGGTTTGAGAATAATTACGGAAATTGCCATGGGTATGGTTGGTAA